One region of Carya illinoinensis cultivar Pawnee chromosome 8, C.illinoinensisPawnee_v1, whole genome shotgun sequence genomic DNA includes:
- the LOC122319318 gene encoding pentatricopeptide repeat-containing protein At4g02750-like, with protein sequence MRKLDIAFLSTSSRHICTLSTAYLNCRIKSYLDQNCVNNARKLFDENPSSRNVVTWNAMIAGCVRNHQMKCAQDLFDQMPNKDVVSWNTMLSGLHNTKNPLGVYLCLLQMGRVGLRPNEYTVSIAISAILDSVFNVLVSQIHAHAVCLAHNMSVFVGSALMTGYTSVGDQVGLHRVFDEILVKDVTSWNALVSGYMKLGSMVEAQRVFDRMPERNVVSWTTLVNGYIGNKRINEARSVFDRMSERNVVSWTVMISGYVQNQKVRDALKLFICMMKSGSRPNHFTFSTVLDACAGYSSLLVGQQIHSSILKSGIPSDVILSTSMVDMYAKCGDIDAALVVFESMPKKNLVSWNSIIGGYARHGLATRALEEFERMIKGGVGPDGVTFVNVLSACGHGGLIEEGEKYFHSMAEYAIKAGVEHYACMVDLYGRAGKLEKAEELIRRMPFEPDVVVWGALLGASGLYSSLEFGQFAADGICKFKNDHPAVYSMLSKILGEKGVWSGASEVRRMMKERRVRKQKAGSWIESPSGIR encoded by the coding sequence ATGCGGAAGTTAGACATAGCGTTCCTTAGTACATCCTCCCGCCACATTTGCACCCTTTCAACGGCCTATCTCAATTGCAGGATTAAAAGCTACCTTGACCAAAACTGCGTAAACAATGCACGTAAACTGTTTGATGAAAACCCCTCGTCCCGAAATGTCGTCACGTGGAACGCAATGATCGCGGGGTGCGTAAGGAACCACCAAATGAAATGTGCGCAGGACTTGTTCGATCAAATGCCCAATAAAGACGTGGTTTCGTGGAACACTATGCTCTCCGGTTTGCACAACACAAAAAATCCATTAGGAGTGTATTTGTGCCTTCTGCAAATGGGGAGAGTTGGCTTGAGGCCCAATGAGTACACCGTGTCAATAGCAATCAGCGCTATTTTGGACTCGGTGTTCAATGTCTTGGTTTCACAGATTCATGCTCATGCCGTCTGTTTGGCACATAATATGAGCGTTTTTGTTGGGTCAGCATTGATGACAGGGTACACGAGTGTTGGGGATCAGGTTGGCTTACACAGAGTATTTGATGAGATATTGGTAAAAGATGTTACGTCGTGGAATGCGTTGGTATCAGGTTACATGAAACTGGGTAGTATGGTTGAGGCTCAGAGGGTCTTTGATAGGATGCCAGAGAGGAATGTCGTTTCTTGGACGACCTTGGTTAATGGATATATAGGCAATAAGAGAATAAACGAAGCTCGGTCTGTTTTTGATCGAATGAGTGAAAGGAATGTGGTTTCGTGGACTGTAATGATAAGTGGGTATGTGCAAAATCAGAAAGTTAGGGATGCATTAAAGCTTTTTATCTGTATGATGAAATCAGGGAGTCGGCCTAATCATTTTACATTTTCAACTGTGTTAGACGCATGTGCTGGGTATTCTTCTCTTCTCGTGGGACAGCAGATTCATTCTAGCATCTTAAAGTCTGGTATACCAAGTGATGTAATCTTGTCAACCTCGATGGTTGATATGTATGCAAAATGCGGGGACATTGACGCCGCATTAGTTGTGTTTGAGTCGATGCCAAAGAAGAATTTGGTGTCATGGAACTCAATAATAGGAGGTTATGCCCGGCATGGATTAGCAACAAGAGCATTGGAAGAGTTCGAAAGAATGATAAAGGGTGGGGTTGGGCCTGATGGAGTTACATTTGTCAATGTTTTATCTGCATGTGGGCATGGAGGATTGATTGAAGAAGGTGAAAAGTACTTCCACTCCATGGCTGAGTACGCAATAAAGGCAGGAGTGGAGCATTATGCGTGCATGGTAGACCTATATGGGAGAGCAGGTAAGCTGGAGAAAGCAGAGGAATTGATTAGGAGGATGCCTTTTGAACCTGATGTTGTTGTATGGGGTGCATTGCTTGGTGCGAGTGGCTTGTATTCGAGTTTGGAATTTGGTCAGTTCGCTGCCGATGGAATTTGCAAATTCAAAAATGATCATCCTGCAGTATATTCAATGCTCTCAAAGATTCTTGGTGAAAAAGGAGTATGGAGCGGTGCAAGCGAGGTGAGGAGAATGATGAAGGAGAGGCGTGTTAGAAAGCAAAAGGCAGGTAGTTGGATTGAGTCTCCTTCCGGTATAAGATGA
- the LOC122319317 gene encoding long chain acyl-CoA synthetase 1-like — translation MKIFSAQVEEGKKGEDGKPSVGPVYRNLLSKHNFPPPDPDISTAWDVFSLSVDKNPGNRMLGWREFVDGKHGPYVWKTYKQVFDEVLCIGSALRASGAEPGSRVGIYGSNCPQWVTAMEACNAHRLICVPLYDTLGSGAVNFILDHAEVDFVFVQDKKVKELLNPDCSHAQRLKTLVCFTSMEEEEEKTAAGIGIKPYSWNEFLRLGKENPSDIIPPQAFNICTIMYTSGTSGDPKGVALTHENIAYFIRGMDLFMEQFEDKMTEADVYLSFLPLAHIIDRVIEEYFFRKGASVGYYHGDLKAIRDDLMELKPTCFAGVPRVFERVHEGILQALQELKPIRRNIFHLLYRYKLAWMNLGFKQKNAAPLADLLAFRKVKARLGGRIRLIISGGAPLSSEVEEFLRVTCCCFVVTGYGLTETCGPTTLGFPDEMSMIGLAGTVGVYNELRLEEVPEMGYNPLEEPSRGEICVRGKTVFAGYHKNPELTTESFKDGWFHTGDIGELLPNGVVKIIDRKKNLIKLSQGEYVALEYLENIFGVNPIVEDIWVYGNSYKSMLVAVVVPHEENTKKWAYSNGHMGSFSELCYLDQLKNYVLSELKSAAERNKLKGFEYIKGVILDHQPFDMERDLVTATLKKKRNKLFELYKVQIDELYRNLAGGKS, via the exons ATGAAGATTTTTTCAGCTCAAgttgaagaaggaaagaaaggcgAAGACGGGAAACCATCAGTTGGTCCAGTGTATCGGAATTTACTCTCCAAACACAACTTTCCTCCACCTGATCCCGACATAAGTACAGCTTGGGATGTTTTCAG TTTATCTGTAGACAAGAATCCTGGAAATAGGATGCTTGGATGGCGTGAGTTTGTGGATGGGAAG CACGGACCTTATGTCTGGAAAACGTACAAGCAAGTGTTTGATGAAGTTCTGTGTATTGGCTCTGCTTTACGAGCATCTGGTGCTGAACct GGCTCCAGGGTTGGGATTTATGGATCAAACTGCCCTCAGTGGGTTACAGCTATGGAG GCTTGCAATGCCCACAGGTTGATTTGTGTGCCTCTTTACGATACCCTCG GGTCAGGTgctgtcaattttattttagatcatGCAGAGGTTGATTTTGTTTTCGTCCAGGATAAGAAAGTCAAAGAA CTACTAAATCCTGATTGTAGTCATGCGCAACGGCTGAAAA CTTTGGTGTGCTTTACTTCcatggaagaggaggaggagaaaacAGCAGCTGGCATTGGGATAAAACCGTACTCATGGAATGAGTTCCTCCGTTTG GGAAAAGAAAACCCCTCAGATATTATTCCACCTCAGGCTTTCAACATATGCACAATTATGTACACAAGTGGCACAAGTGGAGATCCTAAAGGTGTTGCGTTGACACATGAAAacattgcatattttataagagGGATGGATCTTTTTATGGAACAATTTGAAGACAAG ATGACAGAAGCTGATGTGTATCTTTCTTTCCTGCCCTTGGCTCATATCATTGATCGCGTGATTGAAGAGTATTTTTTTCGTAAGGGTGCTTCTGTTGGCTACTATCATGGG GATCTAAAAGCAATCAGGGATGATTTGATGGAGCTGAAGCCAACATGTTTTGCTGGAGTGCCTCGAGTTTTTGAAAGAGTGCATGAAG GTATACTACAAGCATTACAAGAACTCAAACCAATTCGgagaaatatttttcatttgctCTACAGATA CAAGCTTGCTTGGATGAATTTAGGGTTTAAACAGAAGAATGCTGCACCGTTAGCAGATCTATTGGCATTCAGGAAG GTCAAAGCTAGATTAGGTGGTCGGATTAGACTAATAATTTCTGGAGGTGCACCCTTGAGCTCTGAGGTGGAAGAATTCTTGAGGGTTACTTGCTGTTGTTTTGTAGTCACGGGCTATG GGCTGACAGAAACTTGTGGACCAACTACTTTGGGCTTCCCTGACGAGATGAGCATGATTGGTCTAGCTGGTACTGTTGGTGTGTACAATGAGCTTCGGCTGGAGGAGGTTCCAGAGATGGGCTACAATCCACTTGAGGAGCCATCACGTGGGGAGATATGTGTGAGAGGGAAGACTGTCTTTGCTGGATACCACAAAAATCCTGAATTAACAACAGAGTCCTTTAAAGATGGCTGGTTTCATACAG GGGACATAGGGGAGCTACTTCCAAATGGAGTTGTTAAGATTATTgatagaaagaagaaccttATAAAGCTTTCCCAAGGAGAGTACGTTGCACTGGAgtatttggaaaatatttttggtGTCAACCCAATTGTTGAAGAT ATCTGGGTCTATGGGAACAGCTATAAGTCAATGTTGGTTGCAGTAGTTGTACCACATGAAGAAAACACCAAAAAATGGGCATATTCAAATGGTCACATGGGTTCATTCTCTGAACTGTGTTACCTTGATCAGTTAAAGAATTATGTGCTCTCTGAGCTGAAGTCTGCTGCTGAGAGAAACAAG CTGAAAGGTTTTGAATATATCAAAGGAGTCATTCTAGACCACCAGCCCTTCGATATGGAAAGAGATTTAGTAACTGCAacattgaagaagaagagaaataagtTGTTTGAATTGTATAAG GTTCAAATTGATGAACTCTACCGAAACTTGGCCGGAGGAAAATCATAA